The genomic window CGACAATCTGGCCGCCACTTTCAGCCCGGAATTATCTGACCTGACTATCTACGTGATTGACGTTGCCGGCGGCGAAAAAATTCCACGCAAGGGCGGGCCAGGGATTACCCGCTCTGATTTGCTGATCATCAACAAGACCGATCTGGCCCCGCATGTTGGTGCCAATCTTGATGTGATGGCAGTCGATGCCAAACGCATGCGCGGTGAGCGACCATTTGTCTTCACCAATCTGCGTACCGGTGATGGCTTGGAAACGGTGTTTGAATTCATACAGAAACAGGGCTTGTTACAACAGAACTGAGCAAATTTTTAATATTGAAATAGGAGTTAGATATGCATGCTTGCATCACGAAAATCACGAAAAAAAACGGTGGCTTGGCGATCATTGCGGCCTTACTGCTGATCCCGTCTTTGGCACTGGCGCATGCCGATGCCAGTCATCTGGCGCTTAGTGTGGCGGGGTTTAGCAGTGGTTTTTTACATCCACTGACTGGCCTTGATCATTTATTGGCGATGCTGGCGGTCGGCGTCTGGGCCGCGCAAAATACCCGTACCAGCAGATGGCTACTACCCCTGGTGTTTCCTTTGATGATGCTGCTTGGTGCCGTCATTAGCCTGCAACTAACTAGGGCGGCTGGAGCAGCTGGAGCCGCTGGAATCGATGCGAGTATAGAAACCGGAATAGCACTCTCGGTGTTGGTCTTAGGCGGCTTGATCGCCTTTGCGATCCGGCTGCCGGCACTTGCCAGTGCGGCATTGATTGCGCTGTTTGCCTTGTTGCATGGCTACGCACATGGCACTGACTTAGCTAGCGCCGCTTCTGGGATTGCCTACGCCCTGGGCTTTTTGAGCTGCACTTTGTTATTGCACTTGCTAGGCTTACTGGCAAGTCTGAGTGTAAGTGGCAGTCTGAAGCAGAGATTGAGTCGAAAACTGGCTAAGTTGATAGGTGCGGCTATCGCCTCCTGCGGCTTGTTATTTTTATATAATTTAGTCTAATCTCAGTCTGCCAGCCTGGCTTAGTTGCGATTAAGTTGCGATTAAGTTGCGATTAAATTGCGATTAAATTGCGATTAAATCAGGCCGGTGCGAACTAAATCTCCGGCTCTGGGGTCATACTCAGCACTAAAACCACTCTTTTGCTGATAGAAACCGCGCATTGCCACGCTTAAGCTGCTGACGCCAGCAGTCTCCGGTGTTAAGCTTACGTAACTATTTTTGCGATTCAAGAGTGGCTTTTTGCCCGCTTATTTGCTTATGATTTTCGGAGATTAGCATGAACAGTATGAAAAAAACCTTGCTGTGGATGTCCATGGCATTTGCCGCGACCGCTTACGCTGCTTCTCCCGCGAGTTCACCTGAAGTAACTGCTGGCGCAGATTTAAAGCCTTTGCAACAGCAAGCCCAGGCTGCCGCCATGACCGCACAGTTCCTCACGCGCTTTCACTACAAGACCATGCCGCTGAACGACGCCATGTCGGAGAAGATTTTTGATCGCTATTTGAAGGCGCTAGATCCAGAAAAGCTATTTTTCGTACAAGCCGATGTGGATAAATTTGCTTTTGCGCGCACAAAAATGGATGACGCGATTAACACGCAAGATCTGAGTACCCCTTTCGCCATGTTCAATTTGTATGAGCAAAGGATGAAAGAGCGCATGATCTATGCGCGTGGTTTGCTCAAACAAGATTTTAATTTCGATAAAAACGAAAATTATTTCTACGCCCGCGACAAAGCAGAATGGCCGCAAACCGAAGCGGCGATGCAAGACTTGTGGTTGCAGCGTGTTAAAAATGATTGGTTGCGCCTGAAGCTGGCCGGCAAAGAAGAGAAGGCGATACGCGCAACCTTAGAGAAGCGCTACGACTACACTTTGACGCGTATGCAAAAACTCAAGAGTGAAGACGTGTTTCAACTCTTCATGAACGCCTATGCCACCGCAATAGAACCGCATACTAATTACCTCGGCCCTAAGGCATCGGAAGATTTCGAGATCTCTATGAAGTTGTCCTTAGTCGGCATCGGAGCAGTGTTGCAAGAGCGCGATGAGATGACGACGATCAGAGAACTCTCTCCTGGTGGTCCGGCTGCGCTGTCTGGAAAATTACAGCCAGGCGACCGCATTGTCGGCGTTGGGCAAGGGCTCAAGAGTACCCCGGTCGACGTGATGGGCTGGCGCTTGGATGATGTGGTGGCCTTGATCCGCGGCGCTAAGGATACCGTGGTCTTACTCGATATTTTACCTGCCGATGCAGGTCCGGATGGTAAGCATAAATTGATCAGTCTGGTGCGCAATAAAATCACACTGGAACAGCAATCGGCGAAAAAATCCATCATTGAAGTTAAGAGCGCCGATGCAGCAAATGCAGGCATGCGGCGTATAGGCGTAATTGCCTTGCCGACTTTTTATCAAGACTTTGATGCGAGACGCAAAGGCGATAAAGAGTTTAAAAGCGCAACGCGTGACGTAGCGCGTCTGTTAGCTGAATTGAAAACTGAAAAAGTCGATAGCGTACTCATCGATTTACGCAATAACGGCGGTGGATCTTTAAATGAGGCGGTCGAATTGACTAGTCTGTTTATCGGCAAGGGCCCTGTGGTGCAGCAGCGCAATTCGCAAGGGAATATTCAAGTCGAGAGCGAGAAAACCGCGAAAGTGGTGTGGGATGGACCTATGGGCGTGATGATTAATCGCGGCTCAGCTTCGGCATCTGAAATTTTTGCCGCAGCGATCCAGGATTATGGCCGTGGCTTGGTCATCGGTGAATCTAGCTTCGGCAAAGGCACGGTACAAACCATGGTGAATCTGGATCAGGTTGCGCACAGCGATAAACCGAAGTTCGGCGAACTGAAGATGACCATCGCGCAATTTTTCCGTATCAATGGTGGCACCACACAATTGCGTGGTGTGACGCCCGATATCAGCTTCCCTAGTTTTTCTGATCCCGAAAGTTTTGGTGAATCCAGCTACGACAATGCGCTGCCTTGGGTGCAAATTAAGCCGGCCGAGTATCAAACTGTGGGTGATTTAAAAGACTTGCTGCCCTTATTGCAAGTGCGCCACGAGATGCGGGTCGCTAATGACAAAGAGTTTCAATTCATACTGGAAGACGTCAATGAGTACAAGCTCTTGCGTGATAAAAAAACGATTTCTCTGAACGAAGTGGAAAGACGTAAAGAGCGCGACACCCAAGAGCAAAAAGTCAAAGACCGGGAAAAATTGCGCTTGAAAGATAAAGTTGCGAGCGGCAAAAACGGCGATCAAAAAGACGACAAAGCAGATGCAAAAGTAGCCGATAAAGCCGCCACACAAGACGATGGCTTACAAGCCAACGAACGTAGTCTGGCCTCAGAATTGGCGGCAGAAAAAGCCAGAAAAGATGCTAAAGATGTCTTGCTGGAAGAAGCTGCGTATATTCTTGGTGACGAAGTTGATTTACTCAAGAGCCATCATAAATTGGCAGAAGGTGTCATCAGCGACGCAATGCGTAAAACCCAGCCTTCACCACGCTAAGCGTTTTGGCAAGCGCGCACTGAGGCGCATATAAAAAAATCGCTGCTTGCGGAAACGGAGGCAGCGTTTTTTTATGCATGCTTAGGATTTGGATTAATCCTAGACATACAAATACATGCCAGCCCACACCGCCAGCAATAACAGGCTCAGGGCGAATAAACCGATCGCCCCATTCGGACGCAAGACACCAAAATAGCCGATCACCACGCTTGCCACACCTTTTTTTGCCAGCTTCATCCTGCGCCAGCGCTGCAAGTTGGTGCTAGGTGGCGGCACCGCGAAAACTGGTGCTCGCTGGGTTTGCATGTGGCGGCTCGCGTTTGTTATGGGCCGAAACAGACAGAGGTCAAGGCGCGGTACATTTTTATAGACAAAGCGAGCGGCTTAATTCTCGCAAGTAGGCGTCTGAAACAGCTAGTCAGCACGCTGTTAAGCCCTCTGTATTCTAAAAAATGCGGGTGATTTTGAATCTGTCCAAGCTGCTTTTTCCTCCACTGATACCCGCATTTTTGCATTTCATCGCATTGCGCTGGTGCTGCTTTGGGTGCTTAGCTACAGTTCATACATCGCAGGAGTTATTAAGTATCAGTTAAGTAGCAATCAACCACTCAGGAGCTAGATCATGAATACAACTATCAATACTAAAGCGGCTATGCTGACATTGCTGTTGGCAGGCGTGATCGGCACTGTCGCCGCCTTTGAAATTCACACTCCGCTGGTAAAAATTCAGACCGTGAACATCCATCACCAGCGTATGACAGTTGAAGAGAAAATTGCTTTTGATACTGAAAATACCCAGCCACAAACGATACTGATCAGCGCTACCCGCCTGAGCCAGCAGCAAAAAATGGCGATGGCTTTCGAAGACCAAAATGCGCAATTGGTGACTATGCATAATAAGATCAGCGCGGCTGCTGGTTCTATCTAATTGCGCCTTCGTTCTAAGGCGAATTGAAAAGTAGCCAAGCCACTGCGCATATTCCATGCGGGTTTCCAGCCGGCCTGGCCTGCAGGCCGCGTAGAATATGCGTGACAGGGCATGCCCTGTTTAAAAACCATAAATTTGCCGTTTCCCCACCCAAAGCTGTCAGTCCTGGCGCTGACACGCATCGATCTCAGCTTACATATTTTGCGGTCTGCTACCATTAGAAGCAGGTCTGAATGATCTATAATCGAAGTTGTAAAGAAGTTATTTCTAAGCTCGATTAAATTTCATACTGCGTCCTGCGCGCAACAAGGTGAGTCTATGCAAAGTACCGTGCTTATTCTGCAAGGTGGTGGTGCCTTAGGGGCGTATCAGGCTGGCGTGTATCAACACTTAAGTGAGCAGCATACCGAGGTCGACTGGGTTATCGGCACCTCGATAGGGGCGATTAATGCGGCGCTGATCGCCGGCAACCCGCCGCACACCCGCGTCGCTCAGATCAAGGCATTCTGGGATAGTCTGACCCCTAGCCAGCCCGATCCGCTGACCGCATGGTGGTTGTCGCTACCGCCTTTGGCGAACCTGGCGCACTCCATGAATACCATGGGCATCTTGATGAAGGGCGTACATGGTTTTTTCAAGCCGCGTCTGGGTGCCAGCGCCGACATCAACGCCAAAGTGCCGCTGAATGAAATGGGCTTTTACGATACCTCGGCGCTCAAGTTCACTCTAGAAAAATATGTCGATTTTGCGTATCTCAATCGCGGCGCGATGCGCTTGAGTATCTGTGCGGTGGATATCGATAGCGGGCAATCGGTGGTGTTCGATAGTAAAAAACAAGTGATACTGGCTGAGCACATCATGGCCAGTGGCGCGCTACCACCGGGATTTCCTCCTATACAAATAGACGATAAGGCCTATTGGGATGGCGGTGTATATTCTAATTCGCCCTTGTCGGTATTTTTAGCCGAAGTCAGGCAGAAAGATGCCCTGTGTTTCATGGTCGATCTATGGGACCCGACCGAGATACGTCCGACCTCGATTGCCGAGGGCTTGGCTCGTTACAAGAGCATACAATACGCCAGCCGCTCCAAAGAACTGTTGGAGAACTATCAGCAGATCGCGAATTTACAAAAAGCCATACGCTTATTGGCCGACAAAATACCGAGCGCCGAACGGCAGCAAGAGACTACCCAAATGTTATTGGCATTGGGCTGCGATCACACCGTGAATGTCGTCAATCTGATCATGAAGGCGAGTAAGCAAGACCACTATTTTAAGGACATCGATTTTAGTCGCGAGACCATTACTGCGCGCTGGCAGGATGGTATCCATGATTGCAAGCGCGCCTTGCAGCACAAGGCCTGGTTGGTGCCTTTGCCGCCGCATGCCGGCTTAGTCATCCATGAATTGCCGCAAGAGTAGGCGATGTTGCCGCACGTTCTGAGGCTTGGCAAACCAGACTTTGCGCCATTGATAGCGGTCGCTGGTGGATATCCGTATGTTTGATCAGAAATTGCTTAGTGTGCTGTGGACCGCACTATTTTTCATGATCCATTTGGGCTTGATCGTGCGCGCAATTTTGCGGCCACATAGAGAACCAGCCTCGCGGATTGCCTGGGTGGTGGTGATCATCGTGTTGCCTATAGGCGGCATTCTGGCCTATCTGTTACTGGGCGAGACCAATATCGGACGGCGTCGCGTGGCACGTATGCGTAAGGTGCGCGCCTTGCTGCCGCTCGCCAGTAGCTTGCATGACCCAGACCAGAAGGCGATCAGCCAGCTGCCGCAAGTCTATCAACACTTGTTTCGGCTTGGGCATAGTGTGAATGGTTTCGATGTGGTGGGTGGTAACCGTGCAAGCCTATTAGCCGATACGCATGCCAGTATTGCCGCCATCGTGGCCGATATCGACGCCGCTCAGAGACATGTGCACATCATTTTTTATATCTGGTTGCCAGACACCAGCGGACTCAAAGTGGTGGCGGCGCTAAGACGGGCGGTGGCGCGCCAGGTGGCGTGTCGTGTCATGGTCGATGGCCTGGGCTCACGCAGCATGATAGCTTCGCCCCATTGGCAGGCGATGCGCATCGCAGGGGTGGAGGTGGCCACCGCGCTACCTATCGGTAATCCGCTACTGCGCCCCTTACTAGGCCGCATCGATTTACGTAATCATAGAAAAATCGTCGTGATCGATGATCACATCACCTATTGCGGCAGCCAAAATTGCGCTGATCCCGAATTTTTGATCAAAGCCAAATACGCGCCCTGGGTCGATATTATGTTGCGCTTTGAAGGGCCAATTGCGCGCCAAAATCAACACTTGTTTGTCAGTGACTGGATGGGGCAGGTGCATGAAGATATTAGCGATTTATTGCGCTTACCTGCGACAAGCCAAGCGACGCAAGCAGCCCAGGTTGGCCAGCTTGCTCAGCCTGGTTTCAGCGCGCAAGTGATAGGCACCGGGCCTACCATACGTTATTCCGCCATGCCGGAAGTGTTCGAGACTTTGATGTATGCGGCGCGTCGCGAATTATTTATCACCACACCATATTTTGTGCCTGACGAATCGATGCTGGCAGCGCTTTGTACCAGCGCCCGTCGAGGGGTAGCTACCAGCATTATTTTCCCGGCACGCAATGATTCTAAAATCGTAGCAGCGGCGAGTCGCAGCTATTACGCCGAACTGCTGGCCGCAGGCGTGAAGATTTTTGAGTTTCAAGCGGGCTTGCTGCACAGTAAAACCCTAACGATAGACGGCGACATCACTTTGATCGGTTCGGCGAATATGGATAGGCGCAGTTTCGAGCTCAATTATGAAAACAATATCCTGTTTTACGATCCGCTATTGAGCGCGCAAGTGCGGCAACGGCAACAGAGCTACTTACTGGAGTCGGTCGCCGTGACGGCCGAGCAAGTGGCGCGCTGGTCGTTAGGGCATAGGCTATTAAATAATACCGTGGCCATGTTTGGGCCAGTGCTGTAGAGAATGCAGCAGAATTGCCAGAGAGAAGTAAGTAAATGTAAAATAGACATGAAAAACCGTCAAAATGCGCAAATCAGCCCGCAAAAATAGCGCTAGCTTTGAGACTCCGTGATATTCTGCCGATCTTAGTACATTAAATAAGCCATTAGCCTCGATGAACACGCCTACTTCTACACCTGTCAGCCCATTTCAAACTCCCCGTGCATTGTTAAAAGAATTGCAGGAAAAGTTTGTCGCTTTTCGTGAATACATGCCGCTGACGATAGGGATAGATAAGCAATTGATCGCTCTGTATCCAGAATTAAGCCGCAAACTTTTGCGCGCCACTTTGGGCATACACACGAATTCTTTGCGCTATCTGAAGATCATGGAAAAAGCCACGCATCGTTTCGATTTGCAAGGTGTTGCGGCAGAAGAAGTCACCGACGTCCATCGCACCCATGCCACTACCGTATTGCGCGAGCGCGCTAAAAAAGTCGCCGAGCAACGCAAGGCAGAACGCGCCGCCGAAGAAGCCGCACGGCTTGCCAAAGTAGCTGAAGCAGCGGCACAACAGCATACCGAAAAGCTCAATCAACTCGCCAGCAAGTTCTCACGCAATAGTTAAGCTACGTTAAGCCACGTCGAGCAACATTAAGCCACGTTAAGAAAAAGCCAGCGCCTGCTGGCTTTTTCGCTTGCCTGAGGCCTGCTTAATTCCATTATTTAAATAGGCTCAAGGCGCACTATCCATGCGGGTTTGCGGGCATGCCAGGCGGTAGGCGGCATGGGATATGCGCGCTGGCATGGGTAATGCCGTTCTTTAAACCTTGTCCTATGTATCGT from Undibacterium parvum includes these protein-coding regions:
- a CDS encoding HupE/UreJ family protein, coding for MHACITKITKKNGGLAIIAALLLIPSLALAHADASHLALSVAGFSSGFLHPLTGLDHLLAMLAVGVWAAQNTRTSRWLLPLVFPLMMLLGAVISLQLTRAAGAAGAAGIDASIETGIALSVLVLGGLIAFAIRLPALASAALIALFALLHGYAHGTDLASAASGIAYALGFLSCTLLLHLLGLLASLSVSGSLKQRLSRKLAKLIGAAIASCGLLFLYNLV
- a CDS encoding carboxy terminal-processing peptidase; its protein translation is MNSMKKTLLWMSMAFAATAYAASPASSPEVTAGADLKPLQQQAQAAAMTAQFLTRFHYKTMPLNDAMSEKIFDRYLKALDPEKLFFVQADVDKFAFARTKMDDAINTQDLSTPFAMFNLYEQRMKERMIYARGLLKQDFNFDKNENYFYARDKAEWPQTEAAMQDLWLQRVKNDWLRLKLAGKEEKAIRATLEKRYDYTLTRMQKLKSEDVFQLFMNAYATAIEPHTNYLGPKASEDFEISMKLSLVGIGAVLQERDEMTTIRELSPGGPAALSGKLQPGDRIVGVGQGLKSTPVDVMGWRLDDVVALIRGAKDTVVLLDILPADAGPDGKHKLISLVRNKITLEQQSAKKSIIEVKSADAANAGMRRIGVIALPTFYQDFDARRKGDKEFKSATRDVARLLAELKTEKVDSVLIDLRNNGGGSLNEAVELTSLFIGKGPVVQQRNSQGNIQVESEKTAKVVWDGPMGVMINRGSASASEIFAAAIQDYGRGLVIGESSFGKGTVQTMVNLDQVAHSDKPKFGELKMTIAQFFRINGGTTQLRGVTPDISFPSFSDPESFGESSYDNALPWVQIKPAEYQTVGDLKDLLPLLQVRHEMRVANDKEFQFILEDVNEYKLLRDKKTISLNEVERRKERDTQEQKVKDREKLRLKDKVASGKNGDQKDDKADAKVADKAATQDDGLQANERSLASELAAEKARKDAKDVLLEEAAYILGDEVDLLKSHHKLAEGVISDAMRKTQPSPR
- a CDS encoding patatin-like phospholipase family protein, which codes for MQSTVLILQGGGALGAYQAGVYQHLSEQHTEVDWVIGTSIGAINAALIAGNPPHTRVAQIKAFWDSLTPSQPDPLTAWWLSLPPLANLAHSMNTMGILMKGVHGFFKPRLGASADINAKVPLNEMGFYDTSALKFTLEKYVDFAYLNRGAMRLSICAVDIDSGQSVVFDSKKQVILAEHIMASGALPPGFPPIQIDDKAYWDGGVYSNSPLSVFLAEVRQKDALCFMVDLWDPTEIRPTSIAEGLARYKSIQYASRSKELLENYQQIANLQKAIRLLADKIPSAERQQETTQMLLALGCDHTVNVVNLIMKASKQDHYFKDIDFSRETITARWQDGIHDCKRALQHKAWLVPLPPHAGLVIHELPQE
- the cls gene encoding cardiolipin synthase — its product is MFDQKLLSVLWTALFFMIHLGLIVRAILRPHREPASRIAWVVVIIVLPIGGILAYLLLGETNIGRRRVARMRKVRALLPLASSLHDPDQKAISQLPQVYQHLFRLGHSVNGFDVVGGNRASLLADTHASIAAIVADIDAAQRHVHIIFYIWLPDTSGLKVVAALRRAVARQVACRVMVDGLGSRSMIASPHWQAMRIAGVEVATALPIGNPLLRPLLGRIDLRNHRKIVVIDDHITYCGSQNCADPEFLIKAKYAPWVDIMLRFEGPIARQNQHLFVSDWMGQVHEDISDLLRLPATSQATQAAQVGQLAQPGFSAQVIGTGPTIRYSAMPEVFETLMYAARRELFITTPYFVPDESMLAALCTSARRGVATSIIFPARNDSKIVAAASRSYYAELLAAGVKIFEFQAGLLHSKTLTIDGDITLIGSANMDRRSFELNYENNILFYDPLLSAQVRQRQQSYLLESVAVTAEQVARWSLGHRLLNNTVAMFGPVL
- a CDS encoding ProQ/FINO family protein; the encoded protein is MNTPTSTPVSPFQTPRALLKELQEKFVAFREYMPLTIGIDKQLIALYPELSRKLLRATLGIHTNSLRYLKIMEKATHRFDLQGVAAEEVTDVHRTHATTVLRERAKKVAEQRKAERAAEEAARLAKVAEAAAQQHTEKLNQLASKFSRNS